One Cellulomonas sp. Y8 DNA segment encodes these proteins:
- a CDS encoding MFS transporter: MSSSAAPTTPAAAAAGPADVPHRRRWFVLATVALAQLMVVLDATIVNIAMPSAQAELGFSDNDRQWIVTAYALAFGSLLLLGGRLSDMFGRRRMFLIGLVGFAVASALGGAAGTFELLVAARALQGVFGAVLAPAALSVLTTTFTVPKERARAFGIFGAIAGMGGAIGLLLGGYLTENFDWRWNLYVNVVIAAIALVAGSVLLSRAGGAAGHRLDVPGVVLGSAGLFALVFGFSQAEPQGWDSPLTWGPLAASVVLLVAFVVRQRTAANAVLPLDVVLDRDRGASFLGILVAGSGMFGVFLFLTYYLQTTLGYTPMRTGVAFLPMVLSIIVTAQIQSNLLIPRFGPKVLVPIGMLLAATAMLTFTRLELDSTYAAHVLPGLILMGMGMASIMPASFQLATLGVAPRLAGAASALVSTSQQVGGAIGTALLNTLAATAASAYLADHAPVTPEVAAEAALHSFDTAYAWSAVIFAGGAVMAALLFRTRADRQARAELAPAPAGAPAEAPVAAH, encoded by the coding sequence ATGTCCTCATCCGCCGCACCCACCACCCCGGCCGCGGCCGCCGCCGGCCCGGCCGACGTCCCGCACCGGCGTCGCTGGTTCGTCCTCGCGACCGTCGCGCTCGCGCAGCTGATGGTCGTCCTCGACGCGACCATCGTGAACATCGCCATGCCCTCCGCCCAGGCGGAGCTCGGCTTCAGCGACAACGACCGGCAGTGGATCGTCACCGCCTACGCCCTCGCGTTCGGCAGCCTGCTGCTGCTCGGCGGCCGGCTGTCCGACATGTTCGGCCGCCGCCGGATGTTCCTCATCGGCCTGGTCGGCTTCGCCGTGGCCTCGGCACTCGGCGGCGCCGCCGGCACCTTCGAGCTGCTGGTCGCGGCCCGCGCGCTGCAGGGCGTGTTCGGCGCCGTGCTCGCCCCCGCCGCGCTGTCCGTGCTGACCACCACGTTCACCGTGCCGAAGGAGCGCGCCCGCGCGTTCGGCATCTTCGGCGCGATCGCCGGCATGGGCGGCGCGATCGGCCTGCTGCTCGGCGGCTACCTCACCGAGAACTTCGACTGGCGCTGGAACCTCTACGTCAACGTCGTCATCGCCGCGATCGCCCTCGTCGCGGGCAGCGTGCTGCTCTCCCGGGCCGGCGGCGCCGCGGGGCACCGGCTGGACGTCCCCGGCGTCGTGCTCGGCTCAGCCGGGCTGTTCGCCCTGGTGTTCGGCTTCTCGCAGGCCGAGCCGCAGGGCTGGGACTCGCCGCTGACCTGGGGCCCGCTCGCCGCGAGCGTCGTCCTGCTCGTCGCGTTCGTCGTCCGGCAGCGCACGGCCGCGAACGCGGTGCTGCCGCTCGACGTCGTGCTCGACCGCGACCGCGGCGCCTCGTTCCTCGGCATCCTCGTCGCCGGGTCGGGCATGTTCGGCGTGTTCCTGTTCCTCACCTACTACCTGCAGACGACGCTCGGGTACACCCCGATGCGCACCGGCGTCGCGTTCCTGCCGATGGTGCTGTCGATCATCGTCACCGCGCAGATCCAGTCGAACCTGCTGATCCCGCGGTTCGGGCCCAAGGTGCTGGTGCCGATCGGCATGCTGCTCGCCGCGACCGCCATGCTGACGTTCACCCGGCTCGAGCTGGACAGCACCTACGCCGCGCACGTGCTGCCCGGGCTGATCCTCATGGGCATGGGGATGGCGTCGATCATGCCCGCGTCGTTCCAGCTCGCGACCCTCGGCGTCGCGCCGCGGCTCGCGGGCGCTGCCTCGGCCCTGGTGTCCACGAGCCAGCAGGTCGGTGGCGCCATCGGCACGGCGTTGCTGAACACGCTGGCCGCGACCGCCGCCTCGGCGTACCTCGCCGACCACGCGCCGGTGACGCCCGAGGTCGCGGCCGAGGCCGCGCTGCACAGCTTCGACACCGCGTACGCGTGGTCGGCGGTGATCTTCGCGGGCGGCGCCGTCATGGCGGCCCTGCTGTTCCGCACCCGCGCCGACCGCCAGGCCCGCGCGGAGCTGGCCCCGGCCCCGGCGGGCGCCCCGGCGGAGGCGCCGGTCGCGGCGCACTGA
- the acs gene encoding acetate--CoA ligase — MTSTTSATIAALQTETRAYPAPAGDWNVGPEEAARLRARADADHVGFWEDAARRLEWAEPWHTAHTWSPAVEGPDGELTVPEAQWFVGGRLNAAVNCVDRHVAAGRGDKVAIHAEGERGDRRSITYADLQREVSRAANALTDLGIGPGDRVVVYLPVIAETIVVTLAIARIGAVHSLVFGGFSAEAVRFRVQDTGAKLLVTSDGQFRRGQAVEVKSAADAAVEGLDHVEHVLVVRRTGQDVAWTEGRDVWWHDVVDTASDEHEARAFDAEHPLFIIYTSGTTGKPKGLVHTTGGYLTHASWTHWAMFDAKPDDVHWCTADLAWVTAHTYEIYGPLSNGLTQVIYEGTPDTPNRERHLEVIERYGVTVYYTAPTLIRTFMTWFPEGLPDGYDLSTVRLLGTVGEAINPEAWVWFREQFGAGTAPVVDTWWQSETGAAVIAPLPGVTTLKPGSATRALPGFSAKVVDDAGAEVPRGSGGYLVLDRTWPGMARTVWGDPARFRDSYWRPFAAHGYFLAGDGASWDADGDVWLLGRVDDVVNVAGHRLSTIEIESALVAHPAVGEAGVAGVVDAVGGQAVAAFVVPAVAPGPVEDLAAWRAAAAALREDLRAQVQREIGPVAKPKHVVLVPEVPKTRSGKIMRRLLAELHDGRPLGDVTSLQNPWAVDQVAALLRDGASLAPIPEAEEATAR, encoded by the coding sequence ATGACGAGCACGACGAGCGCGACCATCGCCGCGCTGCAGACCGAGACCCGCGCGTACCCGGCCCCGGCCGGCGACTGGAACGTGGGACCCGAGGAGGCCGCCCGGCTGCGGGCGCGCGCGGACGCCGACCACGTGGGCTTCTGGGAGGACGCCGCCCGCCGCCTGGAGTGGGCCGAGCCCTGGCACACCGCGCACACCTGGTCCCCCGCGGTCGAGGGCCCCGACGGCGAGCTGACCGTGCCCGAGGCGCAGTGGTTCGTCGGAGGGCGCCTGAACGCCGCGGTGAACTGCGTCGACCGGCACGTGGCCGCCGGCCGGGGCGACAAGGTCGCGATCCACGCCGAGGGCGAGCGCGGCGACCGGCGGTCGATCACGTACGCCGACCTGCAGCGCGAGGTGTCCCGGGCGGCCAACGCCCTGACCGACCTCGGCATCGGCCCCGGCGACCGGGTGGTCGTCTACCTGCCGGTGATCGCCGAGACGATCGTCGTCACGCTGGCCATCGCCCGGATCGGCGCGGTGCACTCGCTGGTGTTCGGCGGGTTCTCCGCGGAGGCCGTGCGGTTCCGGGTCCAGGACACCGGCGCCAAGCTGCTCGTCACGTCCGACGGCCAGTTCCGCCGCGGTCAGGCCGTCGAGGTGAAGTCGGCCGCCGACGCCGCGGTCGAGGGCCTGGACCACGTGGAGCACGTGCTGGTCGTCCGGCGCACCGGGCAGGACGTGGCCTGGACGGAGGGGCGCGACGTCTGGTGGCACGACGTCGTGGACACGGCCTCCGACGAGCACGAGGCGCGGGCCTTCGACGCCGAGCACCCGCTGTTCATCATCTACACGTCCGGCACCACCGGGAAGCCCAAGGGCCTGGTGCACACCACCGGCGGCTACCTCACGCACGCGTCCTGGACGCACTGGGCGATGTTCGACGCGAAGCCCGACGACGTGCACTGGTGCACCGCGGACCTGGCCTGGGTCACCGCGCACACCTACGAGATCTACGGCCCGCTCAGCAACGGGCTGACTCAGGTGATCTACGAGGGCACGCCGGACACCCCGAACCGCGAGCGCCACCTGGAGGTCATCGAGCGGTACGGCGTCACGGTCTACTACACCGCGCCGACGCTGATCCGGACGTTCATGACCTGGTTCCCCGAGGGCCTGCCGGACGGGTACGACCTGTCGACGGTCCGGCTGCTCGGCACCGTCGGCGAGGCCATCAACCCCGAGGCGTGGGTGTGGTTCCGCGAGCAGTTCGGCGCGGGCACGGCCCCGGTCGTCGACACCTGGTGGCAGTCCGAGACCGGCGCGGCCGTCATCGCCCCGCTGCCCGGCGTCACGACGCTGAAGCCCGGCTCGGCCACCCGCGCGCTGCCCGGGTTCTCGGCGAAGGTCGTCGACGACGCGGGCGCCGAGGTGCCGCGCGGCTCCGGCGGCTACCTGGTGCTCGACCGGACCTGGCCCGGCATGGCGCGGACCGTCTGGGGCGACCCGGCGCGGTTCCGCGACTCCTACTGGCGCCCGTTCGCCGCGCACGGCTACTTCCTGGCCGGCGACGGCGCGTCCTGGGACGCCGACGGCGACGTGTGGCTGCTCGGCCGGGTCGACGACGTCGTGAACGTGGCGGGCCACCGGCTGTCGACGATCGAGATCGAGTCGGCCCTCGTCGCGCACCCGGCGGTCGGCGAGGCCGGCGTCGCGGGCGTCGTGGACGCGGTCGGCGGGCAGGCGGTGGCGGCGTTCGTCGTCCCGGCCGTCGCCCCCGGCCCGGTCGAGGACCTGGCCGCCTGGCGGGCCGCCGCCGCGGCGCTGCGCGAGGACCTGCGGGCCCAGGTGCAGCGCGAGATCGGTCCGGTCGCCAAGCCGAAGCACGTCGTCCTCGTCCCCGAGGTCCCCAAGACCCGGTCCGGCAAGATCATGCGGCGGCTGCTGGCCGAGCTGCACGACGGCCGGCCGCTGGGCGACGTCACGTCCCTGCAGAACCCCTGGGCCGTGGACCAGGTCGCCGCGCTGCTGCGCGACGGCGCTAGCCTCGCCCCGATCCCCGAGGCCGAGGAGGCCACCGCCCGATGA
- a CDS encoding O-acetylhomoserine aminocarboxypropyltransferase/cysteine synthase family protein translates to MSSEHRFGFRTRALHAGAIPDAATGARAVPIYQTTSFVFSDTTDAANLFALQKYGNIYSRLGNPTVAAFEERIASLEGGIGAVATASGMAAEFITFAALVGAGDHIVASAQLYGGTVTQLDVTLRRFGVETTFVAGTDPADYAAAIRPETKAVYTEVVANPSGEVADLAGLAEVAHAAGVPLVVDATLSTPYLVRPIEHGADIVIHSATKFLGGHGTTLGGVVVESGRFNWGNGKFPQMTEPVPSYNDVKWWENFGEYGFLTKLRSEQLRDIGPSLSAQSAFQLLQGVETLPQRLDAHLANARAVAEWLEADPRVTSVQWAGLPSHPHHDRAQRYLPLGPGSVFAFRLAATADRDGREVGRRFIENLQLASHLANVGDARTLVIHPASTTHQQLSAEQLATAGVPEDLVRISVGLEDPEDILWDLDQALTAATAPREASDGATDGAAAAAARPSVPAAPVVGAAVTGIAGGASCSVPEAN, encoded by the coding sequence ATGAGCTCCGAGCACCGCTTCGGCTTCCGCACCCGCGCCCTGCACGCCGGGGCCATCCCCGACGCCGCCACCGGCGCCCGCGCCGTGCCGATCTACCAGACGACGTCGTTCGTGTTCAGCGACACCACCGACGCCGCGAACCTGTTCGCGCTGCAGAAGTACGGCAACATCTACTCCCGGCTCGGCAACCCCACGGTCGCCGCGTTCGAGGAGCGGATCGCGTCGCTCGAGGGCGGCATCGGCGCCGTCGCCACCGCGTCCGGCATGGCGGCGGAGTTCATCACGTTCGCCGCGCTGGTCGGGGCCGGGGACCACATCGTCGCCTCGGCGCAGCTCTACGGCGGCACGGTGACCCAGCTCGACGTGACCCTGCGCCGGTTCGGCGTCGAGACCACGTTCGTCGCGGGCACCGACCCGGCCGACTACGCCGCGGCGATCCGCCCCGAGACCAAGGCCGTCTACACCGAGGTCGTCGCGAATCCGTCCGGCGAGGTCGCCGACCTGGCCGGCCTGGCGGAGGTCGCGCACGCCGCGGGCGTCCCGCTCGTGGTCGACGCCACGCTGTCGACGCCCTACCTGGTGCGGCCGATCGAGCACGGCGCCGACATCGTCATCCACTCCGCCACCAAGTTCCTCGGCGGGCACGGCACCACGCTCGGCGGCGTCGTCGTCGAGTCGGGCCGGTTCAACTGGGGCAACGGCAAGTTCCCGCAGATGACCGAGCCGGTGCCGTCGTACAACGACGTGAAGTGGTGGGAGAACTTCGGCGAGTACGGGTTCCTGACGAAGCTGCGCTCCGAGCAGCTGCGGGACATCGGCCCGTCGCTCTCCGCGCAGTCGGCGTTCCAGCTGCTGCAGGGCGTGGAGACGCTCCCCCAGCGGCTCGACGCGCACCTGGCGAACGCCCGGGCCGTCGCCGAGTGGCTCGAGGCGGACCCGCGGGTCACGTCGGTGCAGTGGGCCGGCCTGCCGTCGCACCCGCACCACGACCGCGCGCAGCGCTACCTGCCGCTCGGCCCCGGGTCGGTGTTCGCGTTCCGGCTCGCCGCGACCGCGGACCGCGACGGCCGCGAGGTCGGGCGCCGGTTCATCGAGAACCTGCAGCTCGCGAGCCACCTGGCCAACGTCGGCGACGCGCGCACGCTCGTCATCCACCCGGCGTCGACCACGCACCAGCAGCTGTCCGCGGAGCAGCTCGCCACGGCGGGCGTGCCGGAGGACCTGGTGCGGATCAGCGTCGGGCTCGAGGACCCGGAGGACATCCTCTGGGACCTGGACCAGGCGCTCACGGCCGCGACGGCGCCGCGCGAGGCGTCCGACGGCGCCACAGACGGGGCCGCGGCTGCCGCCGCCCGCCCGAGCGTCCCCGCCGCGCCCGTCGTCGGCGCGGCCGTGACCGGCATCGCCGGCGGCGCGTCCTGCTCTGTCCCGGAGGCGAACTGA
- a CDS encoding CoA-binding protein translates to MTTTPERTWQGPSAPDRLALLRRTRSIAIVGASNNPARASYFVTTYLLSSTPYDVYLVNPRETSILGQPVYPSLDALPVVPDLVDVFRRHDDLPTVLDETLAVGAQALWLQLGSWHEEVAERGEAAGLTVVMDRCVKIEHARFHGGLHLAGFDTGVISSKRALA, encoded by the coding sequence ATGACCACCACGCCCGAGCGCACCTGGCAGGGGCCGAGCGCCCCCGACCGCCTCGCGCTGCTGCGCCGCACCCGGTCGATCGCGATCGTCGGCGCGTCCAACAACCCGGCCCGCGCGTCGTACTTCGTCACGACGTACCTGCTGTCCAGCACGCCGTACGACGTCTACCTGGTGAACCCGCGCGAGACGTCGATCCTCGGCCAGCCCGTCTACCCGTCGCTCGACGCGCTGCCGGTCGTCCCGGACCTGGTCGACGTCTTCCGCCGGCACGACGACCTGCCCACGGTGCTCGACGAGACCCTGGCGGTCGGGGCTCAGGCCCTGTGGCTGCAGCTCGGCTCGTGGCACGAGGAGGTCGCGGAGCGCGGCGAGGCGGCGGGCCTGACGGTCGTCATGGACCGGTGCGTGAAGATCGAGCACGCCCGGTTCCACGGCGGCCTGCACCTCGCGGGCTTCGACACGGGCGTCATCAGCAGCAAGCGCGCCCTCGCGTAG
- a CDS encoding MGMT family protein yields the protein MDEAYLEAVLDLVDAIPSGRAMTYGTIAEAVADRFVAEGLPARGGPRQVGQIMSRGGSGVPWWRVVNAAGSPPAHHARAALEHLRAEGTPLSADGTRVALRRAIWFPDD from the coding sequence GTGGACGAGGCGTACCTGGAGGCGGTGCTCGACCTGGTCGACGCGATCCCGTCCGGCCGCGCGATGACCTACGGGACGATCGCCGAGGCGGTGGCGGACCGGTTCGTCGCCGAGGGGCTGCCCGCGCGCGGCGGGCCGCGGCAGGTCGGGCAGATCATGTCCCGCGGCGGGTCCGGGGTGCCGTGGTGGCGGGTGGTGAACGCCGCGGGGTCCCCGCCGGCGCACCACGCGCGGGCGGCGCTGGAGCACCTGCGCGCCGAGGGGACCCCGCTGTCGGCGGACGGCACGCGGGTCGCGCTGCGCCGGGCGATCTGGTTCCCGGACGACTGA
- a CDS encoding aliphatic sulfonate ABC transporter substrate-binding protein: MTALTTAPRRRLRGPIALGAAAVAATLLLAGCVAGEGEAAQADEPAGDASAADGWSADTLTVDFATYNPLSLVIKDQGWLEETLGDDVDVEWVQSAGSNKANEALRAGAIDVGSTAGSAALLARSNGSPIRTIDIYGQPEWAALVVPAGSDITDVADLAGRSVAATKGTDPYFFLLQSLEEAGVDPADVEVQNLQHADGKAALENGSVDAWSGLDPLMAASEAEAGSTLLYRNVDFNTYGFLNATQDFLDASPDLAQVVVDAYEKARAWAQENPDEVVNILAEVAGIDPAVAETVITERTTLDIDPVPGQAQRDVLEVVGPIFVESGDVSSQDLVDTALDELFDPQFAENADPSTIAD, from the coding sequence ATGACCGCCCTGACCACCGCCCCCCGTCGCCGGCTGCGCGGCCCGATCGCCCTCGGCGCCGCCGCCGTCGCCGCGACCCTGCTGCTCGCCGGCTGCGTGGCCGGCGAGGGCGAGGCCGCCCAGGCCGACGAGCCCGCGGGCGACGCGTCCGCCGCCGACGGCTGGAGCGCCGACACGCTGACCGTCGACTTCGCCACCTACAACCCGCTGAGCCTCGTCATCAAGGACCAGGGCTGGCTGGAGGAGACGCTCGGCGACGACGTCGACGTCGAGTGGGTGCAGTCCGCGGGGTCGAACAAGGCCAACGAGGCGCTGCGCGCCGGCGCGATCGACGTCGGCTCCACGGCGGGCTCGGCGGCGCTGCTGGCGCGGTCCAACGGCTCGCCGATCCGGACCATCGACATCTACGGCCAGCCGGAGTGGGCCGCGCTCGTCGTCCCGGCCGGCTCGGACATCACCGACGTCGCCGACCTGGCCGGCCGCTCGGTCGCGGCGACCAAGGGCACCGACCCGTACTTCTTCCTGCTGCAGTCCCTGGAGGAGGCGGGCGTCGACCCGGCGGACGTCGAGGTGCAGAACCTGCAGCACGCCGACGGCAAGGCCGCGCTGGAGAACGGCTCGGTCGACGCGTGGTCCGGCCTGGACCCGCTGATGGCCGCGAGCGAGGCCGAGGCCGGCTCGACGCTGCTCTACCGGAACGTCGACTTCAACACCTACGGCTTCCTCAACGCGACGCAGGACTTCCTGGACGCGAGCCCGGACCTGGCGCAGGTCGTCGTGGACGCCTACGAGAAGGCGCGCGCCTGGGCGCAGGAGAACCCCGACGAGGTGGTGAACATCCTCGCCGAGGTCGCCGGCATCGACCCGGCCGTCGCCGAGACCGTCATCACCGAGCGCACCACGCTCGACATCGACCCGGTCCCCGGCCAGGCGCAGCGCGACGTGCTCGAGGTCGTCGGCCCGATCTTCGTCGAGTCCGGCGACGTGTCGAGCCAGGACCTGGTGGACACCGCCCTGGACGAGCTGTTCGACCCGCAGTTCGCCGAGAACGCCGACCCCTCGACGATCGCGGACTGA
- a CDS encoding TetR/AcrR family transcriptional regulator, whose protein sequence is MAAREDAAAVGAPAGGTAPAARRPGRRRDESKDEVILAAARELLIERGYDGMTMDAVAERAGAGKSTVYRRWPSKVQLTVDCLLCAKQMTIDEVPDTGSIRDDLLSIFVRATRMKSDDLMTGLLTAVREEPEVRAVFHEQFVAGRVRLAREVLERARLRGDTAPGVDLDMVAAVAPAMVHYRKVVAHRPMDAEFAERLIDTIILPLATGRPADAAAGEHALLADAR, encoded by the coding sequence ATGGCCGCGCGCGAGGACGCCGCGGCCGTCGGCGCGCCCGCGGGCGGGACAGCCCCCGCCGCCCGCCGGCCCGGCCGGCGCCGCGACGAGTCGAAGGACGAGGTCATCCTCGCCGCCGCACGCGAGCTGCTGATCGAGCGCGGCTACGACGGCATGACGATGGACGCGGTCGCCGAGCGCGCCGGGGCGGGCAAGTCGACGGTCTACCGCCGCTGGCCGTCGAAGGTGCAGCTCACCGTCGACTGCCTGCTGTGCGCGAAGCAGATGACGATCGACGAGGTCCCCGACACCGGGTCGATCCGCGACGACCTGCTGAGCATCTTCGTGCGCGCCACCCGGATGAAGAGCGACGACCTGATGACGGGCCTGCTCACGGCGGTCCGCGAGGAGCCCGAGGTGCGCGCCGTGTTCCACGAGCAGTTCGTGGCGGGCCGGGTCCGGCTCGCGCGCGAGGTGCTCGAGCGCGCGCGGCTGCGGGGCGACACGGCGCCCGGGGTGGACCTCGACATGGTCGCGGCGGTCGCGCCGGCGATGGTGCACTACCGCAAGGTCGTGGCGCACCGGCCGATGGACGCGGAGTTCGCCGAGCGGCTGATCGACACGATCATCCTGCCGCTGGCGACAGGCCGGCCGGCCGACGCCGCGGCGGGCGAGCACGCCCTCCTCGCCGACGCGCGCTGA
- a CDS encoding ABC transporter ATP-binding protein, whose protein sequence is MTSAPSTATAPAGTTARAATAAAATPGSAADPASAPAAARPVALRGVARTFATPSGPRPVLAGLDLEIAAGEIVAVIGPSGCGKSTLLRQVAGLDAPDAGSILIGDAPVAPYDPRTAVAFQEPRLLPWRTLAHNVALGVPRGTPRAESRDQVARLLDLVGLAGSTGLRPRQVSGGMAQRASLARALARRPGVLLLDEPFGALDALTRLRMQDLLLEVHASRPTTVLLVTHDVEEALYLADRVVLLGALDPAAPDAASVRSVITVPGDRPRDRADARLAELRAELLDGLGVPSHHPSHDPDAHHSI, encoded by the coding sequence ATGACCTCCGCCCCCAGCACCGCCACGGCTCCCGCCGGCACCACCGCGCGCGCCGCCACCGCGGCCGCCGCCACCCCGGGCTCCGCCGCCGATCCCGCGAGCGCCCCCGCCGCCGCCCGCCCCGTCGCGCTCCGCGGCGTGGCCCGCACCTTCGCGACCCCGTCCGGCCCGCGCCCGGTGCTCGCCGGCCTCGACCTCGAGATCGCCGCCGGCGAGATCGTCGCCGTCATCGGCCCGTCCGGCTGCGGCAAGTCGACGCTGCTGCGCCAGGTCGCGGGCCTCGACGCCCCCGACGCGGGGTCGATCCTGATCGGCGACGCCCCGGTCGCGCCGTACGACCCGCGCACCGCCGTCGCGTTCCAGGAGCCGCGCCTGCTGCCGTGGCGGACCCTGGCGCACAACGTCGCGCTCGGCGTGCCCCGCGGTACCCCGCGCGCCGAGTCCCGCGACCAGGTCGCCCGGCTGCTGGACCTGGTCGGGCTCGCCGGCTCGACGGGGCTGCGCCCCCGGCAGGTGTCCGGCGGCATGGCGCAGCGCGCGTCCCTGGCGCGGGCGCTGGCGCGCCGACCGGGGGTGCTGCTCCTGGACGAGCCGTTCGGCGCCCTCGACGCCCTGACCCGGCTGCGGATGCAGGACCTGCTGCTGGAGGTGCACGCGAGCCGCCCGACGACCGTGCTCCTCGTGACGCACGACGTCGAGGAGGCCCTGTACCTGGCCGATCGCGTCGTGCTGCTCGGCGCCCTCGACCCCGCCGCGCCGGACGCCGCCTCGGTCCGCTCCGTCATCACCGTCCCGGGCGACCGGCCCCGCGACCGCGCGGACGCCCGGCTCGCCGAGCTGCGCGCCGAGCTGCTGGACGGCCTCGGCGTGCCCTCGCACCACCCGTCGCACGACCCCGACGCGCACCACTCGATCTGA
- a CDS encoding benzoate/H(+) symporter BenE family transporter, with protein sequence MTRPDDAPADAAAPTASDLAARDGGTHVAAGVVTALVGFTSAFAVVLAGLRAVGATPAQAASGLLAVTLAMGAATILLASRTRLPITVAWSTPGAALLATTGTAAGGWPEAVAGFVLCGVLLAAVGLWRRLERWVRLIPVPLANAMLAGVLVDLCLQPVLAVADRPLLVGPVVVVWLVLLRLAPRWATPAAIGLAVAIAVASPGVRALDAADLVPSLTWTTPQPSWSAVVSVAVPLFVVTMASQNIPGVAVLAGFGYAAPLRRVMLVTGAGTVLAAPFGGHAINLAAISAALAAGPEGGPDPRRRWRAAVVAGCGYVVLAVASAAVAAVALAAPAGLIAAAAGLALVGTLAASLGGAFGPAGHREAAAVTFLVTVSGVSVGGVSAAFWGLLAGIAVHLTLRAARR encoded by the coding sequence GTGACCCGGCCCGATGACGCTCCCGCCGACGCGGCCGCCCCGACCGCCTCCGACCTCGCGGCACGGGACGGCGGCACGCACGTCGCCGCGGGCGTCGTCACGGCGCTCGTCGGCTTCACCAGCGCGTTCGCCGTCGTGCTCGCGGGGCTGCGCGCGGTCGGCGCCACCCCGGCGCAGGCGGCGTCCGGGCTGCTGGCCGTCACGCTGGCGATGGGCGCGGCCACGATCCTGCTGGCCTCGCGCACCCGGCTGCCGATCACGGTCGCCTGGTCCACCCCCGGCGCGGCCCTGCTCGCGACCACCGGGACCGCGGCGGGCGGGTGGCCGGAGGCGGTCGCCGGGTTCGTGCTGTGCGGCGTGCTGCTCGCCGCGGTCGGGCTGTGGCGGCGGCTCGAGCGCTGGGTGCGGCTGATCCCGGTGCCGCTGGCGAACGCGATGCTCGCGGGCGTCCTGGTCGACCTGTGCCTGCAGCCGGTGCTCGCCGTCGCGGACCGGCCGCTGCTGGTCGGGCCGGTGGTCGTCGTGTGGCTGGTGCTGCTGCGGCTGGCGCCGCGCTGGGCCACGCCCGCGGCGATCGGGCTCGCAGTGGCGATCGCCGTGGCCTCGCCGGGTGTGCGCGCGCTCGACGCCGCGGACCTCGTGCCGTCGCTGACCTGGACGACGCCCCAGCCGTCCTGGTCGGCCGTGGTCTCGGTCGCGGTGCCGCTGTTCGTCGTGACGATGGCGTCGCAGAACATCCCGGGCGTCGCCGTGCTCGCCGGGTTCGGGTACGCCGCTCCCCTGCGCCGGGTGATGCTCGTGACCGGCGCCGGGACCGTGCTCGCGGCCCCGTTCGGCGGGCACGCGATCAACCTCGCCGCGATCAGCGCGGCGCTGGCGGCCGGGCCCGAGGGCGGCCCCGACCCGCGACGGCGGTGGCGCGCGGCCGTCGTGGCGGGCTGCGGGTACGTGGTGCTGGCCGTGGCCTCGGCGGCGGTGGCGGCCGTGGCCCTGGCGGCGCCCGCGGGGCTGATCGCCGCGGCGGCGGGTCTGGCGCTGGTCGGGACCCTGGCGGCATCGCTCGGGGGCGCGTTCGGCCCGGCCGGGCACCGCGAGGCGGCCGCGGTGACGTTCCTGGTGACGGTGTCGGGCGTGAGCGTCGGCGGCGTCTCGGCGGCGTTCTGGGGCCTGCTCGCCGGCATCGCGGTCCACCTCACCCTGCGCGCCGCCCGCCGCTGA
- a CDS encoding ABC transporter permease, which produces MSPVPATITGSAAPVTDARGRALPGLNPFSLGLPARPGAGPLARRPVRIALGLLVPAALLVAWHVVTTSGVVAPYQLPSPASVWTAAVDLAERGLLGQYVAISTQRVVLGFLVGAALGLAVGSVVGLSRLAGALLEPVLGAIRAVPSLAWVPLLILWMGIGEDSKLTLIAIGAFFPVYTTVVAALRHVDAHLVEAGRAYGLRGARLLGAVQLPAAVPSVVAGLRLALAQSWLFLVAAELIASSMGLGFLLMDSGQNGRVDRAILAIVLLALLGKLTDALIGLAEKSLLRRWA; this is translated from the coding sequence ATGTCCCCCGTCCCCGCGACGATCACCGGCTCCGCCGCGCCCGTGACGGACGCCCGCGGCCGCGCGCTGCCCGGGCTGAACCCGTTCAGCCTCGGCCTCCCCGCCCGGCCCGGCGCCGGCCCGCTCGCGCGGCGGCCCGTCCGCATCGCGCTCGGCCTGCTCGTCCCCGCGGCGCTCCTGGTCGCGTGGCACGTGGTCACGACGTCGGGCGTGGTCGCGCCGTACCAGCTGCCGAGCCCCGCGTCCGTCTGGACGGCCGCCGTCGACCTCGCGGAGCGGGGCCTGCTCGGCCAGTACGTCGCGATCTCGACCCAGCGCGTCGTCCTCGGGTTCCTCGTCGGCGCGGCGCTCGGCCTCGCGGTGGGGTCGGTGGTCGGCCTGTCCCGGCTCGCGGGCGCGCTGCTGGAGCCGGTGCTCGGCGCGATCCGGGCGGTGCCGTCGCTGGCCTGGGTCCCGCTGCTGATCCTCTGGATGGGGATCGGCGAGGACTCCAAGCTGACCCTCATCGCGATCGGGGCGTTCTTCCCCGTGTACACGACCGTCGTCGCCGCGCTGCGGCACGTCGACGCGCACCTGGTGGAGGCCGGGCGCGCGTACGGGCTCCGCGGGGCGCGGCTGCTGGGCGCGGTGCAGCTGCCCGCGGCCGTCCCCTCCGTGGTGGCGGGCCTGCGGCTCGCCCTCGCGCAGTCCTGGCTGTTCCTCGTGGCCGCCGAGCTCATCGCCTCGTCGATGGGCCTCGGCTTCCTCCTGATGGACAGCGGGCAGAACGGCCGCGTCGACCGGGCGATCCTCGCGATCGTCCTGCTGGCGCTGCTGGGCAAGCTGACCGACGCGCTGATCGGCCTGGCCGAGAAGTCGCTCCTGAGAAGGTGGGCATGA